In Cyprinus carpio isolate SPL01 chromosome B7, ASM1834038v1, whole genome shotgun sequence, a genomic segment contains:
- the LOC109060613 gene encoding eukaryotic translation initiation factor 4 gamma 2-like — protein MHLLKEEERLKWEMEVEGNLNGTYNSYIPLSRRTEHRYRVKPRGLALDACFYTPTLSLSFFLRIFHCQAAKVESVIAEGGASRFSASSGGGGGRGATQHYPKSVGNSEFLGKTPGPSVQRWVPSRSTRRDVNSSNEKERHDAIFRKVRGILNKLTPEKFDKLCLELLNVGVDSKLVLKGIILLIVDKALEEPKYSSLYAQLCLRLAEDAPNFDGPSTEIQSSQKQSTTFRRLLISKLQDEFENRARNVDLYDKNDSPLTSEEEEQRAIAKIKMLGNIKFIGELGKLDLIHESILHKCIKTLLEKKKRVQLKDMGEDLECLCQIMRTVGPRLDHEKAKSLMDQYFGRMRSLMNNKDLPARIRFLLQDTVELRENNWVPRKAFIDNGPKTINQIRQDAVKDLGVFIPPMIQGIRTDFFQENPFLPTRMKPDRETLGGLADMFGQMPGSGIGTGPGVIQDRYSPTMGRRTNPLFNGHGGHVAPAPQPFMKSNQGQNLLFQSQTHSSQQQAQSKDMPPRFKKGQLNADEISLRPAQSFILNKNQMPKLQPQIPTMIPPSAQPPRTSTPPLGQPPQLGLKTNPPPIQEKPQKTTKKPPPAREELLKMTENVVTAYLSSKHMNDAVNGVREMKAPKHFLPEMLSKMIMCSLESPDEDREHVSTLINTLRMEGLVTGENFMQAFLSVLDQCPKIELDVPLVKSYLAQFAARAIIAELVSMAELAHPLENGTHFPLFLLCLQQMAKMKDREWLTDLFQQSKVNMQKMLPEIDQNKDRMLEILEGKGLSFLFPLMKLEKELLKQIQVDPAPQTIYKWIKDNISPKLHTDKGFVNILMTSFLQYIFHEMCSTEGDDQLSAPTKEQLDQEKQLLLAFKPVMQKFLHEHVDLQVSALYALQVHCNAHAFPKGMLLRYFVYFYDMEIIEEEAFLAWKEDITQEFPGKGKALFQVNQWLTWLETAEEEESEEEAD, from the exons ACCTATAACAGCTACATTCCGTTATCCCGGCGAACCGAGCACCGTTACAGAGTCAAACCCAGAGGTTTAGCGCTGGAT GCGTGTTTCTACACCCCCACCCTTTCACTCTCATTCTTTTTGAGGATCTTTCATTGTCAAGCCGCCAAAGTGGAGAGTGTGATTGCAGAGGGGGGTGCTTCTCGTTTCAG TGCTTCTTCGGGCGGAGGAGGAGGTAGGGGTGCAACTCAGCACTATCCCAAGTCTGTCGGCAACAG cgaGTTCCTGGGGAAAACCCCAGGGCCTAGCGTTCAGAGATGGGTTCCTTCACGAAGCACTAGACGAGATGTCAACTCCTCCAACGAAAAAGAACGACACGATGCAATCTTCAGAAAAGTGAGAGG caTACTTAATAAACTGACACCTGAGAAGTTTGACAAGCTATGCCTTGAGCTCCTGAATGTGGGCGTAGATTCAAAGCTCGTCCTCAAAGGAATCATCTTGCTG ATTGTAGACAAAGCCCTTGAAGAGCCGAAGTATAGCTCGCTATATGCTCAGCTATGTCTGCGTCTGGCAGAGGATGCTCCAAACTTTGACGGCCCATCAACAGAGATCCAATCATCACAAAAGCAGAGCACT ACATTCAGGAGACTTCTGATATCCAAACTTCAAGATGAATTTGAAAACCGCGCCAGAAATGTTGACC TCTATGATAAAAATGACAGCCCTCTCACCTCTGAAGAGGAAGAGCAGCGTGCCATTGCCAAGATCAAAATGCTGGGCAACATCAAATTCATTGGAGAACTTGGCAAACTCGATCTCATTCATGAGTCTATCCTTCATAAATGCATCAAAAC ACTTctggaaaagaagaaaagagtcCAACTTAAGGATATGGGGGAGGATTTGGAGTGCCTCTGTCAGATAATGAGAACTGTGGGGCCAAGGCTAGATCATGAGAAAGCCAAG TCTTTAATGGATCAGTACTTCGGCCGTATGCGATCCTTAATGAACAACAAGGACTTGCCTGCTCGGATTCGTTTCCTGCTTCAGGATACCGTGGAGTTGCGAGAGAACAACTGGGTGCCTCGGAAAGCTTTTATTGATAATGGACCTAAGACTATCAACCAGATCCGCCAGGATGCAGTAAAG GATTTGGGTGTTTTTATTCCACCAATGATTCAAGGAATAAGGACTGACTTCTTTCAAGAAAATCCTTTCTTGCCGACAAGAATGAAACCTGATCGAGAAACTCTTGGGGGATTAGCGGATATGTTTGGGCAGATGCCAG GCAGTGGGATTGGTACTGGCCCTGGAGTCATTCAGGACAGGTATTCCCCCACCATGGGCCGTCGCACAAACCCTCTTTTCAACGGTCACGGTGGCCACGTGGCCCCTGCACCCCAGCCTTTCATGAAATCCAACCAA GGGCAGAATCTGCTTTTCCAGAGCCAGACTCATTCATCTCAACAGCAAGCTCAGTCCAAGGATATGCCGCCACGTTTTAAGAAAGGACAGCTGAATGCTGATGAg atcAGCTTGAGACCTGCTCAGTCATTCATTCTGAACAAAAACCAAATGCCAAAGTTGCAGCCGCAGATACCTACCATGATTCCTCCTAGTGCTCAACCTCCACGCACCTCCACACCTCCGCTGGGACAG CCACCGCAACTTGGCCTGAAAACCAACCCACCTCCAATTCAGGAGAAGCCGCAGAAGACGACTAAGAAGCCACCTCCTGCTAGGGAGGAACTGCTTAAGATGACT GAGAATGTTGTGACTGCttacttgagcagcaaacacaTGAATGATGCAGTGAATGGAGTGCGAGAGATGAAAGCTCCCAAACACTTCCTGCCTGAGATGTTGAGTAAGATGATCATGTGCTCACTGGAGAGCCCAGATGAGGACCGAGAGCATGTCAGCACTCTGATCAACACACTCCGCATGGAGGGACTGGTCACGGGGGAGAACTTTATGCAG GCTTTCCTCAGTGTTCTGGATCAGTGTCCCAAGATCGAGTTGGATGTTCCCTTGGTGAAGTCTTACCTGGCTCAGTTTGCTGCCCGGGCGATCATTGCTGAGCTTGTGAGCATGGCAGAGTTGGCCCACCCTCTGGAGAATGGCACCCactttcctctcttcctcctctgctTGCAGCAAATGGCCAAAATGAAAGACCGGGAGTGGTTGACCGACCTGTTCCAGCAGAGCAAGGTCAACATGCAGAAGATGCTGCCAG AAATAGATCAAAACAAAGATCGTATGTTGGAGATTCTGGAGGGGAAAGGCCTGAGCTTCTTATTCCCTCTGATGAAGCTGGAAAAGGAGCTGCTGAAGCAAATTCAAGTAGATCCTGCCCCGCAAACCATCTACAAGTGGATCAAGGAcaacatttctccaaaactgCACACTGATAAGGGTTTCGTTAACATTCTGATGACCAG CTTTTTGCAGTACATTTTCCACGAGATGTGTTCCACTGAAGGAGACGACCAGTTATCTGCACCTACGAAAGAGCAGCTCGACCAggaaaagcagctgctacttgcCTTCAAACCGGTGATGCAAAAATTCCTGCATGAACACGTGGACCTACAAGTCAGTGCACTCTATGCGCTACAGGTCCACTGCAACGCCCATGCTTTTCCCAAAG GAATGTTACTGCGCTACTTTGTCTACTTCTATGATATGGAGATAATTGAAGAAGAGGCCTTCCTAGCGTGGAAAGAAGATATCACACAGGAGTTTCCAGGGAAAGGGAAAGCATTGTTCCAG GTGAACCAGTGGCTCACCTGGCTGGAGACGGCAGAAGAGGAAGAGTCTGAGGAGGAAGCTGACTAA